GGCGCGCAAGCTGGGCTACGTCAACATCGAGAGCGGGGCGATGTACCGGGCGCTGGCCCTGAAGGCCATACGGAATGATGTGTCGTTCGATGACGGGCCGGCGCTGGCGCGGCTGGCGCGGCAGTCGCGCATCGAGCTGGAGCCCGTGCAGGACGGAAACCGCGTGCTGCTCGACGGCGAGAACGTCTCCGCCCGCATCCGCGAGGCGGACGTGAGCGAAGCGGCGTCGCGGGTCTCGGTGCATCCCGAGGTGCGGGAGTGGATGGTGGCGCGCCAGCGGGAGATGGGCAAGGGCGGCGGGGTGGTGATGGAAGGCCGCGACATCGGCACCAAGGTCTTTCCCGACGCCGACCTGAAGATTTTTCTTGAGGCCTCGCCGGAGGTGCGCAGCGAGCGCCGGCTGAAGCAGCATGCCGTGCCGAAGAAGGCGCGTGGGGCGGTGGCCAAGGAGCTGAAGGAACGGGACCGGCGGGACCGCACGCGGCAGGCTTCACCGCTCGAGCCGGCGCCGGATGCGGTCATTCTGGACACCACGCACCTGGGCCTGGACGAGGTGTTGCAGCGGGTAATCCGGCTC
This DNA window, taken from Terriglobales bacterium, encodes the following:
- the cmk gene encoding (d)CMP kinase, whose protein sequence is MSVAKKKLIIAIDGPAGVGKSTVAARVARKLGYVNIESGAMYRALALKAIRNDVSFDDGPALARLARQSRIELEPVQDGNRVLLDGENVSARIREADVSEAASRVSVHPEVREWMVARQREMGKGGGVVMEGRDIGTKVFPDADLKIFLEASPEVRSERRLKQHAVPKKARGAVAKELKERDRRDRTRQASPLEPAPDAVILDTTHLGLDEVLQRVIRLIDERR